A DNA window from Hydra vulgaris chromosome 13, alternate assembly HydraT2T_AEP contains the following coding sequences:
- the LOC136089646 gene encoding TNF receptor-associated factor 3-like, with translation MLVLTNQEGLQKVNNEITKLNQIVEENSAEFLKLKKIIKSNKNNITQRTFKEIQIIKLDQMNLRLLSDEAYYSDPVYTPEGYRYRMKILTRSTNEKNKAVYFQILRGEVDDALKWPFTKKIICALRNKDKYFAHTIASDNYIQTLNSSSFEKPTEEYNVAVGFPNFISQEELQQFIINNNLFITITIQ, from the coding sequence ATGTTAGTCTTGACAAATCAAGAAGGTCTTCAAAAAGTCAACAACGAAATAACCAAACTAAATCAAATTGTAGAAGAAAACAGcgcagaatttttaaaattgaaaaaaatcattaaatcaaacaaaaataatattacacagcgcacttttaaagaaatacaaattataaaactcGATCAAATGAATTTAAGATTGCTCTCAGACGAAGCTTATTATTCAGATCCCGTTTACACACCAGAAGGATATCGCTATCGTATGAAAATTTTAACTCGCAgcacaaatgaaaaaaataaagccgTCTATTTTCAAATCCTTCGAGGTGAAGTAGATGATGCATTAAAATGgccttttactaaaaaaattatttgtgctttgagaaataaagataaatattttgctCACACTATCGCAAGCGATAATTATATTCAAACATTAAATTCGAGTTCTTTCGAGAAACCTACTGAAGAATATAATGTGGCAGTCGgttttccaaattttatttCACAAGAAGAACttcaacaatttattattaataataatttatttatcacgATTAccatacaataa